One stretch of Rhinatrema bivittatum chromosome 8, aRhiBiv1.1, whole genome shotgun sequence DNA includes these proteins:
- the SMIM7 gene encoding small integral membrane protein 7, whose protein sequence is MIGDVLLFGTLLMNAGAVLNFKLKRKDTQGFGDESREPTTGDNIREFLLSLRYFRIFIALWNIFMMFCMVVLFGS, encoded by the exons ATGATCGGAGACGTTTTATTATTTGG GACTTTGCTCATGAATGCGGGAGCAGTACTAAATTTCAAAct aaaaagaaaggacaCTCAGGGATTTGGAGATGAATCTCGAGAGCCAACTACAG GTGATAACATCAGAGAGTTCCTACTGAGCCTGAGATATTTTCGAATTTTCATTGCACTCTGGAatatttttatgatgttttgcaTGGTGGT ATTATTTGGATCTTGA